Below is a genomic region from Candidatus Binatia bacterium.
CGTAGGCCCCGCCGAGTACCGTCGTGCCGTAGAGGACGCCCGTGCCCCGCGCGCCGACGATCAACGTGGCGCTGGGTTCGGCTCCGTCCTGACCGGTTGCGCCGTGAAACGTGTAGATGCGCGTCTCTTTGTATGGCCTGGTTCCCGTCTGCGGCGTAAGCTCGTAGACGAACCCGCAGCCGCGGTATCCGTCCCGGCACTTGAGATCTCCGCCGGCGGGTGCGACGCCGAAAAGCGCGGTGTTCGGGTCGCCGACAAGTCCGGCAGAACCGCCGGATTTTCCGATGAAGGTTTCCGCAAATGTGTAGCTGTGGAGCGGAACGACGTGCAACGTGGCGGGTCGCGCGCCGTCCGGCGCAAAGAGCGCTGCTGCCCCGGGCGACGGCGCGAGGCTGCCGCGGCCGCACGCCGTGACGGCGAGCACGCAGAATACGGCAAGTCGCATGCGCATACACACCTTCTTTCAGAGGCAGGCAAGTACGCGCTTCCCCCTTGCGGGGGCGTTTCCTACTCAGGCGGTCCTAGAATGCGCCAATGCCCTTGGGGCTGCCGAGTCCGGTTGGACCGTCCCAACCGGGGCCTGCGACGCAGAGCGGCGCGCCGCACGCGCCGTCGCTTCCCGACGTGACGTCGTTCAAGCTCGAGGCATGTGAGTACAAGTTTGCCACTGGATCGCCGGCATCGTTTCCCGCGAGCGCGAAGACCGACGCGACGATCGGTGTGGCGACCGACGTTCCGCCAAAGACAAGCCATCCGCCGTGGTGAAACGTGTCGTAAACAGCAACGCCCGTGCGGGGATCCGCATCGGCCGAGGCGTCCGCCTCCGCGCGCATCGCGCAACCAGTGTTCGAACCGGCCTGGAAGCCGGGCTTGGCGTAAATCTTGCTGCAGCCGCTGCCTGCGCGTAGCCACGCGGTTTCCGCGCGTGGGCTGATCGACGTCAAGCTCGTGCCGCCGACGCCGATGACGCGCGGAAGTATTGCAGGCCATTGGGCCGTGGCGTCGTGACCGGCATCGCCGGTCGCGGCCACGATCGCGCCGCAGTTGGCCCTGTAGTCGCCGTCGTAGGTCGTCGTTCCCTCGTTTCCGCTCCAGCTGTTGCTGACGTAGTCGGCATGAGCGGTGGCGTATCTCTCGGCCGTGGTGAGATCGCCGATGCTCGCCGACGCCGCTTCTACCAGGAGAATCTTACAGTTGGGACAGATGGCCGAAACCATATCGACGTCGACCGACTCTTCTCCGGCCCACCCGGCGTTCGTTTGCGACGTGTATTTCTGCTGGCTGAAGCATCCGTTGTCGGCGGGGCATGCCGGCAGACCGTACCGCGAACGGTAAACGCTCAGATCGGACGCTGCGTTCGGATCGTCGTACGCGTCGACGATCGCGACGGTCTGCCCGTCGCCATCATTCTTGCTGGCGGCGATTAGCCCGTATGCGGTTTGGAGATCGCTGGGGGCGTAACCGCCGGGCGTGTCCGGCTGAATCTCCCGTTGAATGTCGGTACGTAACCAGGCTTGGCAGCGCGCAAAACCCTTCCCCACGTCGCCGCACACTCGGAGCGACGGTCCTTCGCGCGGCCAGAGTCCTAACTGCGCGGCCGTCGCGCGAGTCGGGGCCGCCATCGGGTACTGCGGCACGGTGGATGCAGTTTGAGACACGGTCGAAACGGCTCGCTGCGTGTGCGGCCGGCATGACGCGCTCGACGCCAGCGGCAGCACGCTCGTCGACTTTGTGCAGGCCGTTAGCGCAGCAAGCGCCGCTGCGGCGGCGATGATCGTGAAGCGCACCGACTCCCGCTCCTTTCGCAATCCGGTGACGCACCCAGCATGACACGCGTTTCGTTGTAAGTGCTGAGAGCGACGTCGGACGTATCGCGTCATGCAGCGACGCTGAAATGCAGAGAATCTGAGCCCATCTGCTTGGGGGCTAGGCAAGCGTGACAAAAAGCGGGCGCTTCCTGGTTAATCGCTCTCTCACGCCGGCTTAATGGTAGGCTAATCGCGTTTCGATGCTTGATCAGCCGGATTCCGCTTCAATGAGACTCAGGGATTCGGCCTTCAGGGGGATATGGCAATGACAAGCAAGTCGCTCATCAGCGTGATTTCCGCAAGCGCGATTTTCGTGGGGGTACTCGTTGGGGTGATCCTCACGGGTGCGCTGCGGACTCCGGACGTTCGGACTCCGGGCGAACGGGCACCTTATAAGAACGGGCCGGGCGTCGTTCGCGTGAGCTTCGTCGAAGGTTCAGCCGTCGTCCAGCGCGGCGCCAGCCGCGTGCAGACGAATGCGGTCCGCAACGCGCCGATGCTTCCGGGCGACTTTATCTCGACCGGTCCGACGTCGCGCGCGGAACTGCAGTTCGACGGCTACACGGCCGTTCGGCTGGGAGGGAGCGTCGAGGCGCGCATCGTCGACAACGACGCGAACCGACGGCTGCAGCTTGCGAGCGGCACCGTAG
It encodes:
- a CDS encoding S8 family serine peptidase yields the protein MRFTIIAAAAALAALTACTKSTSVLPLASSASCRPHTQRAVSTVSQTASTVPQYPMAAPTRATAAQLGLWPREGPSLRVCGDVGKGFARCQAWLRTDIQREIQPDTPGGYAPSDLQTAYGLIAASKNDGDGQTVAIVDAYDDPNAASDLSVYRSRYGLPACPADNGCFSQQKYTSQTNAGWAGEESVDVDMVSAICPNCKILLVEAASASIGDLTTAERYATAHADYVSNSWSGNEGTTTYDGDYRANCGAIVAATGDAGHDATAQWPAILPRVIGVGGTSLTSISPRAETAWLRAGSGCSKIYAKPGFQAGSNTGCAMRAEADASADADPRTGVAVYDTFHHGGWLVFGGTSVATPIVASVFALAGNDAGDPVANLYSHASSLNDVTSGSDGACGAPLCVAGPGWDGPTGLGSPKGIGAF